Proteins from a genomic interval of Xanthomonas sp. AM6:
- a CDS encoding TetR/AcrR family transcriptional regulator, whose translation MKVSKAQAQANRAHIVETASALFRERGYEGIGVADLMAAAGFTHGGFYKHFASKADLVAEATACGIAQTVAQVGGIDTPEFVRRYVSRAHRDARTVGCTMAALGGDAARQPEAVRAAFADGVEGLLAALEREDGAATGASPGEARARRLNMLAHALGAIVMSRACPDDSPLADEILATCRAALLASLDPAPAAGTRSAS comes from the coding sequence ATGAAAGTCAGCAAGGCGCAGGCGCAGGCGAACCGGGCGCACATCGTCGAAACCGCGTCTGCGCTGTTTCGCGAGCGCGGCTACGAGGGGATCGGCGTTGCCGATCTGATGGCCGCCGCCGGTTTCACCCACGGCGGCTTCTACAAGCACTTCGCATCCAAGGCCGACCTGGTGGCGGAGGCGACGGCGTGCGGGATCGCGCAGACCGTGGCCCAGGTCGGTGGAATCGACACGCCGGAATTCGTTCGCCGCTACGTGTCGCGCGCGCACCGCGATGCCCGCACGGTCGGCTGCACCATGGCCGCGCTGGGCGGGGACGCCGCGCGCCAGCCGGAAGCGGTGCGGGCCGCGTTCGCGGACGGCGTCGAGGGCCTATTGGCGGCCCTGGAGCGCGAGGATGGCGCGGCGACCGGCGCCAGCCCTGGCGAAGCGCGCGCCAGGCGTCTGAACATGCTGGCGCACGCCCTCGGCGCGATCGTCATGTCTCGGGCCTGCCCCGACGACTCGCCGCTGGCCGACGAAATCCTCGCGACGTGCCGCGCCGCCCTGCTCGCATCGTTGGACCCCGCCCCGGCGGCAGGCACGCGCAGCGCGTCGTGA